The genomic interval GCCGGCTTTGAAACTTACGTATTACATACTCATTGGCACAGGCGTTCTGCTGCTGCTGTTTGGCGGCAAACGCCGTCAGCGTCCGGTGCCTGAAGTGAAGCCGTTGCAGAACTCAACCCTTGCTTTTGTGGAAACCATTGGTACGCTTTACTATCGCGAAGGCAACACACAGGACATCATCAACAAAAAAATAAGTTACTTCCTTGAATCGGTGCGCGCGCGGTTTTATGTGCAGACTACCGTTTTCGACGAGCCATTTCTGCAAAAGGTTTCCGGACAAAGCGGAGTTTCTTATACGCAGGTAATGGAACTGTTTCAGCTGATAGACCGTTTGCGTCATACCAACGGAAATGGCAGCGGCGAACTTCGCAGGCTGGAACAGCATATCTGGGATTTCAATCAAAACAGCAAACGATAATCACATTTACAATTCACCTACCATGAACGAACAAACGCCGAATCCGTTTTTCCAGAGCCGCCTACCGCTTGCCGATCTTCAGCAGGCTGTGGCCGACGTGCGCGCCGAGATTGGTCGCATAATTGTAGGGCAGGACCGCGTGGTTGATCTGCTCATTTGCGCACTGCTGGCCGACGGGCATGTACTGCTTGAGGGTGTGCCCGGCGTAGCAAAAACGCTTACCGCAAAGCTGCTGGCACGCACGGTTTCGGTGGGCTTTTCGCGCATACAGTTTACACCAGACCTTATGCCGAGCGATGTAACCGGCACCAGTGTATATAATGTAAAAACACAGGAGTTTGAATTCCGTCGCGGCCCCATTTTCAGCAATATTGTGCTCATCGACGAGATTAACCGGGCTCCGGCCAAAACACAATCGGCGTTGTTTGAGGCTATGGAAGAACGGCAGGTAACCATCGACGGGCATACGTACATACTGGAACGTCCGTTTCTGGTGGTGGCCACACAAAACCCGGTAGAACAGGAAGGTACATACCGTTTGCCTGAAGCACAGCTTGACCGTTTTCTGTTTAAGATTGAAATTGATTATCCCTCACTGGAACACGAAACACGCATCATTGCCGATTTCCATAACCGCAAAAATGTAATCGACCTCAACAGTGTTCGTCATGTGCTGAGTGCGCAGCAGCTGCAAAGCCTGCGCGAAAAGGTATTCGGCCTGCATGTAGAGCCGAACCTGATTCACTATATCGCACAAATTGTAAACCGCACGCGCAACAACAGCTCGCTTTACCTCGGTGCTTCGCCGCGTGCTTCGCTGGCTATTCTTACAGCCTCTAAAGCAATGGCCGCCATGCAGGGGCGCGACTTTGTAACACCCGATGACATACGCACCGTGGCCGTGCCGGTGTTGCAGCACCGTGTAATGCTAACGCCTGAAAAGGAAATGGAAGGTGCTACCGCCCGCGAAGTAGTAATGCAGCTCATTCAGCAGGTAGAAATTCCGCGCTAATATTTAAACGCCACGCACGTGTTCATGCTTCGCTTCCTCCGGTCGTTTTACCTCACACAGCGCTTTTTTGCGTTGTGCTTTGCACTGGCTGTGCTGGCCATGCTGGGGTATTTCTACCCCGTACTGCTGCCCGTGGCGAAGATTGTACTGCTTGCCATTCCGGCCGTGCTGGTGTTCGACTGCATACTTGCCTGGAGTGTAAAGCAGGGCATTGCAGCGCGGCGCATTACCATGGACAAACTCTCGAACGGCGATTACAACGATGTAAAAATTGTAATCGAAAGCCGCTTCCCCATGCCCATGCACTGCAAGGTGGTAGATGAGTTGCCTGTGCAGTTTCAGGCGCGCGACCTGAGCTTTGATTTCATGCTCATGCCCCGCGCCGCACGTGAACTCACTTATAAGGTACGCCCGGTGAAACGCGGCGAATACCGCTTTGGCGCAGTGAACGTGTACGTGGCTACCGTGTTACGACTGGTTGAACGGCGCTTTCGTTTTGCACAGGAACAGAACGTACCTGTATATCCGTCGTTCATTCAAATGCGCCGTTTTGAGCTGCTGGCCATTTCAAACCGGCTTACCGAAGCGGGTATCAAAAAAATACGCCGCCGGGGGCAAAACAACGAGTTCGACCAGATCAAAGACTATGTGCCCGGCGACGATCCGCGCACGGTTAACTGGAAAGCATCGGCCCGGCGAAACAGGCTCATGGTGAACACCTATCAGGACGAGAAATCGCAGCAGGTGGTGTCACTCATCGACATGGGCCGCGTAATGAAAATGCCGTTTGAGGAAATGACCCTGCTCGACTATTCCATTAATGCGAGCCTGGTTATCTCAAACATTGCCATGCAGAAATACGACAAGGCCGGCATTGTGACCTTCTCGCATAAAATACACCAGATGCTGCCGCCCGAACGGCGGGGCCTGCAGCTTTACAAAATTATGGAGCTGCTTTATGGCGCCAAAACCGGTTATCTCGAAAGCGATTACGAGCGCCTGTACATGAGCGTAAAACAGCGCCTCACCCAACGCAGTCTGCTCCTGCTTTTCACCAATTTCGAAAGCCTGAGCAGTATGCAGCGCCAGCTTAAATACCTGCGCCGCCTTGCAAAAGATCACCTCTTAGTAGTCATCTTTTTTGAGAATACCGAGCTACGCACTTTCCTCGACGAACGTCCGGTAAGTGTGCAGGAAATTTATTACAAAACCGTAGCCGAGAAATTTACTTGGGAAAAGAAACTCATTGTAAAGGAACTTGAACAGTACGGTATTCACGCTGTTTATACTGCTCCGCAGAATCTCACCGTAAACACCATCAATAAATACCTCGAACTGAAAGCGCGGGGACTGATATAAATTTATGTCTGATGAAATATTCTCTCCCGCTCCTTAAAGAAGAAATTCACAAAGGAAAACTGTTTGAATATTTTTATTTCTGGGGGCATAAAATCCATACGCCTCTTACCGAAACCTGCTTCAGCCAGTGGTATCCGGCTCCGTTTGTACACGAAGGTCTCACCTACCCAACTGCCGAACACTGGATGATGGCCGGCAAAGCCCGCACCTTTGATGATGCGGAAATACTGCAACGTATGTTTGAAACCGGATCGCCTGCAGAAGCAAAGAAACTGGGACGAGAAATAAAAAACTTTGATCCCGATACGTGGGATAAAGTAAAGTATGAGTTAGTGAAGGAAGGCAATGTGCTCAAGTTCTCGCAACATGCTGATATGAAGGCTTACCTGCTTCAAACCGGCAGTAAAGTAATTGTGGAAGCCAGTCCGATGGATGCAATCTGGGGAATTGGACTGGGACGTGAAAATCCGAAAGCAAAAAATCCGTTTACGTGGCGGGGTGAAAATTTATTGGGATTTGCGTTGATGGAGGTGCGGGATGAAATGCGATAACGGATAATTACATTAAACCAAACCATTCCGCAACCCATGCCGTGGAATGGAAGTCGATATCGGTAGCAAAGAAACCGGTTTTGCCGCCTTTTACTGTTTTGCCATTCGGATCAACAGGCAGTGCATGGCCTAAACGTGAAATCATAAACACAAGCACGGGAAACTGACCGGTTGAATCGGCATAGGCAAACTCTTTGATACGTGGATGCTGACTGACGAAAGGACGCTCCAATTCATTTTCAGCAAGCGTATCGGTATTGTGCAGTGCCGTCCATTGCTTCATGAGTTCGGTTGCATTTTGTTTGTTTACCGTATAATCACCTTCACCCTGAAAAATGGCGGCCTGCGGATACTTGCCGGTGTAGCCCGGACGAGCCGCGTGTGCCAGTGCAGCCCATTCGGCGGGTGTTTTATTTACGTTTCCGGCCATTGCTTTTGGCGCTTCGCCCACGTTCTTTGCCGCACCGTAAGGCCCGCCTGCAAACAAGGCGCCTTTACTTATCAGCTCCGGAAAATTCACCATCAGAATATTGGCCATGGCGGCACCGGCCGATAAACCGGTAACATAAATTTGTTCAATGCCGTAGCGTTGTTTCATCCACCACATCATGTTGCGGATAGAAGCCGCCTCGCCCGATGCAGTGTCCTGATCGTCGGCATTGAACCAGTTGAAACAGTTGCTTACGTTGTTTAATAAATCCTGCTCCGGAAAAAGCAGCGCGAAGCCATCTGCTTTGGCAAGATCGTGCCAGCCGGTTTGTTCGGCACAGCTGCGGGCGCTTTGCGAGCAGCCGTGCAGCACCACCACCATTTTCTGCTGCTTCAGCGAGTCGGGCAAGTAGTAATACATGCGCAGGTTGCCGGGATTGCTGCCGAATTCCTTTTGCAGGTAAAGCGGTGTTTGCTGAGTTGATTTCTTCTGTGAAAGTTTAAGCAGGGAAAGATCTTCGTGAATTGAAAATTCGGCTGTACGTGTGCAGATGGTTGTGGAATAAATGCGCAGCGAATCGTTTTTCAGACTGGCGTAAACGATGTATTCTTTATTCAGTTCAAACCTGTAACCGCAATCGCCGCCGCCCATGCCGGTTTCAATGGCCACTGTGCTCATGCTGCGGCCTTTGTAGGTGTGTGTAACTGAAAAGCGATAATGCTTTTGTGAATAGTAAGCACCCGGCATTTCTTTCGATTCAATTTTTACCACAGAATCGGCCAGCACTTTTCCCGAAAAAATCAACGCTGTGGAAGCATACGCCTGGCTCACACTTTCACGCCCGATGCAGGAACAACCAAACGCTGGAACTGTTCCGGATAAAATAATCAGCACTAAAAACAACCGGCTTTTCATACACCTAAAAATACAAAAGAGGCGAACAGCATTTGTCCGCCTCCATTACGTTCATTTAATTTTAACGTTTTTCAATTTCCAGCACCACGGCCATCCAGCCTGCATCGCCAATGGGTTTGCTGAGTTGCACATTTCCATTGCTGCCTGTAAACGTGGCTGCAGAAGTAAGTTTGCTGCCGAGGGCCGCATTTATTTTATCGGCCAGCGTGGTGCCTTTGGCGGCGCTTATTTGCTGATTGATGGCTTTGTAGTCAATCGGCTCGTTGGTAACGAGCACGGCCATTTGGTCGAGAGTACCGATGTTGTCGGGATAAAGCGTGTGGTCTTTGGGGAAGAGCCGTTTACCGGTAATGCCGCAGTAGGGCGAATGTTTAGGCGTGTAAGGAAACAACACGTAGCTGGTGTTGTTGGTTTCAAGACCAATGAGGTAGGTGTAGCACTCGGCATTATTGGTAAACTGAATTTTAAACGGCGTGCCTTTCTGGTCTTTCGACTGACCTTTAACCACGGGCGCTGAAGTGCGGTACACGCCTACATTGCCCGATTTGCCGCGCGCTGTAAAAGGTATGGCTGTTTTGGTTGTTTGATTTTCGAGACCGAAGAGGCAGTCGAGGCTTGAAGGTGCCGGCTTATTTACAGCACCCATTGGATGCAAGCCATACGCTTCTACCACAAAGTAATCGAAATCATTGTAGCGCACCCAGCACACGCCATTGCTTCCCCATTCCTGCCCCCAGGAATTCATTATCTGAAACGCGCCGCCTTTCATATAATCATCATAGCCGATAACGCACATGGCGTGGCCGCCAAACTCGTTGCTGAACGCGGCATCATAATCTGACTTAGCAGGAATCCACACGTCTTTACCTTCCATGCTGCGCATAAACGTGCCGCCCACGCGCATGCCGATCACCACGGGTGCACCCTGCGCCAGATTTTGTTTAATGGCCAGCATGTTTACGCGGTAATCATCGTCGCCGCCGCTGCCGTCGTTTTTCGATAAGCGTGAAGCTCCTTTAATTTTATACAGCTGTGCAGCCTGCAACTGCGAATTATCGGGCTCGCGGCTGCAGGTGTTTTCATCATACGGATATTGCGAAAGCGGAAGGCTGCCGCGTTGCTGCATGGCCTCCATGGCGCGCTGCAGATATGAGCCCTGGCAGTTTTCGAGTGCAATCTGGTTGTACAGAAACGATGGGCTGAAGCTGGTGCCATTGGGATCCTGCCCGGTGGCGCGGCTGTAAAGGATTGTGCGTGCAGCATACGCGCTGGCCCAGGCCACACAAGAGCCCTGTTTACCCTGATTGAGACGCTTAGGCGCAAACTCAAGCAGCGACACACGTTCGGGTAATGGATCTTTCACGTTATCGGCCAGCGGCTCATACACATCCGCCTGCGCATATACTTCGCGCTTCATGTCGCACCCGCGGCTGTACGACGAGTTGTTGGCGTTGAGTAAACCGCCACCGCAACTGCGCCCGCTAAAGAACCAGAAGATCACCAGCGCCGCCACCACCAACAGCCCGATTTTCGGATTGCGAAAGAAAAAGCGAATAAGCTGCGGTAAGAACATCAGTAAAATGCCCAGTCCGCCAAAACCGCCGCCGCCACCGCCGCCACGGTTAAATCCGGATCGGTTACCGGGATTGAAATTGGGGCCGTTGTCGTTGCCGTCCTGGTCAATACGTATTGGCATAAGTCTGTGATTTGAAATGGGACGTTAAATCTGTTCCTCAAATCTAAGGCAGTTTTACCATACAGAAAACGTCCTGCCCTGCGTTTTTTGAACGACTGACGATCTTTGATTGATGACACTGCCAAAGTTTATAGAACAATGAGTTTACAGAGAAACGACCCGGAATAATTTAAACCTGATTTTACAATGAAACTCGTTAACTAATACACAAACTGAATTATGCACCTTAACAACATAAATTGCCAGTAAATTCGGGTGATATCAGTATTAAAATAACCTATGCCGAATGATACGTTTTTCGATAAAAAATAGATTGTTTGAATAGTTCGTCTAATTTTGCGGTATCATCCAGAATTAACACATCACACCATGAGAACAGTTACACTCACACTTGCAACACTGGCTCTGGGTACATTTACCGCCCTGAACGCCCAAAACTTAGTTAAAAACGGTTCGTTTGAAGAAAACAAACGCGAACCCAAAGGCTGGGGCGAAATTGGCCGTGCCACAATGGCAAGCAGCGCCAATAACACAACCGTAGATTATTACGGTCCGAAAGCCTGCAAAGGTCAGGCGCTTTCTACCGGCGAAAATTTCATGGGTAATCAGGCCGCTTTTGAAGGACAGCATTACGCCGGCATTATTGCCTATTATGGCGACGAGGCGACCGACTGGAGCAGCATCTGGAGCGGCGAGCTTAAAACCCGCAGCGGTTATCAGGCCTACAGCGAATATGTACAACTCGAATTTTCGAGTGCCCTCGAAGCAGGCAAAACCTACAGCATTTCTTTTCAGGCCAGTTTGGCCGATAAAAGTGCGTTTGCAGTATCTGGTCTTGGCGCATACATCTCGAAAGAGAAAATGAATGCCATGAAAAACACATACCTCGATGTGGAGCCGCACATTTCCTCATCGGCCATGACTGATAACACGGGCGGCTGGACAGAGATCAAAGGCACCTATACTGCCAAAGGTGGTGAGATGTACATCATTATCGGCTGCTTTAAAAAGGGCATGGAAAAGAAAAACGTAACCGGCCAGAACAATGCACTGAACATGCGCCGCGCATACTATTATATTGATGGCGTGAATGTAGCTGGCGGCGCTGCATCTGTAGTGCCCGATCAGCCCAAAGATGAGCTTTATGAGCAAATTCTGAGCGGGGCAAACATTAACCTGAAAGGCCTGAATTTTGAAACCGGCTCGGCTACTATCAAAAAAGAATCGTATGCCGATCTCGATAAGTGGGTGACCGTGCTCAAAGCACACCCCGAACTTCGTATTGCCATCGAAGGTCATACAGATGCTTCGGGCAACGCGGCAAACAACATGACACTTTCAAAACAGCGTGCCGAATCGGTAAAGAAATATTTTACAGACAAGGGCATTGCTGCTGATCGTATGACCACCGAAGGCTTTGGCTCTACCCGTCCGGTGGACAAGGAAAACGTGAAAAGCCTTGCCAACCGTCGTGTAGAAATTCACATTGCGAAGTAAGCAGAACAATTGCTTTTAAAACCGGCTGTTTCAGATGCTGAAACAGCCGGTTTTGTTTTATAGCGCACCTTTATTAAGCACGGTAATATCCGTTTTCAACCGAATAAACCCATACATACAAAGCGCTGATATACAACGCAATAAAAGCAGATCCGTTTATAAATATAAACGCTAATTTACTTGACATCGCCTCTATACTATTGTATATTTGCCATAACGAAATTAATTCTGCGCAGTTTGAAAAAGGGGTTGATTGCCCCGATTTTCGTAGTGTTTACGGCCGTTTACACGTTTCTGGTTTCACCTATTTAATTTTCAATTAACATGGCTATTTCGAACTCGCCGCTCAATGCGGCTACTCAGTCTTTTGTCCTTTCCGAACCGGCTTCACATGAGCTTGAGCACGGTATTTTCAAATGGTGGTGGTGGTGGCGTCGCTGCCGTGTACGCATTCTTTTTGTTGCCGATTATATTGATTACTCCACAGATGCTTTTGGCTTGAGTGAAGTAATTACAAAGGCATTAAATACAAGCGGCCGCCCCAATGTAACATTCCAGATTACAAAAGCGAGTTATTATTCTGATCCTACGGCAGACATTCAGAATTTCCGTTTCACAGACCCCACATTCAATACCAGCAATTATGATGAAGTCTGGATTTTTGGTGTTGCCGGCGATTTCAGTATTCTTCCTACTGCAGAACTTCAGGCTGTAGCCAATTTCATGAATGCCGGTGGTGGTGTATTTGCAACCGGCGACCATGAAGACCTGGGTGCATTTTTCTGTGCCGAAATGCCTCGCGTACGCAGTATGCGCAAATGGTATTACTACAACACCCCCGCAGGCGATCCGAACCGTTTGCAGGCTCCCGATGTAAGTGGGCCC from Bacteroidota bacterium carries:
- a CDS encoding MoxR family ATPase, whose amino-acid sequence is MNEQTPNPFFQSRLPLADLQQAVADVRAEIGRIIVGQDRVVDLLICALLADGHVLLEGVPGVAKTLTAKLLARTVSVGFSRIQFTPDLMPSDVTGTSVYNVKTQEFEFRRGPIFSNIVLIDEINRAPAKTQSALFEAMEERQVTIDGHTYILERPFLVVATQNPVEQEGTYRLPEAQLDRFLFKIEIDYPSLEHETRIIADFHNRKNVIDLNSVRHVLSAQQLQSLREKVFGLHVEPNLIHYIAQIVNRTRNNSSLYLGASPRASLAILTASKAMAAMQGRDFVTPDDIRTVAVPVLQHRVMLTPEKEMEGATAREVVMQLIQQVEIPR
- a CDS encoding DUF58 domain-containing protein — encoded protein: MLRFLRSFYLTQRFFALCFALAVLAMLGYFYPVLLPVAKIVLLAIPAVLVFDCILAWSVKQGIAARRITMDKLSNGDYNDVKIVIESRFPMPMHCKVVDELPVQFQARDLSFDFMLMPRAARELTYKVRPVKRGEYRFGAVNVYVATVLRLVERRFRFAQEQNVPVYPSFIQMRRFELLAISNRLTEAGIKKIRRRGQNNEFDQIKDYVPGDDPRTVNWKASARRNRLMVNTYQDEKSQQVVSLIDMGRVMKMPFEEMTLLDYSINASLVISNIAMQKYDKAGIVTFSHKIHQMLPPERRGLQLYKIMELLYGAKTGYLESDYERLYMSVKQRLTQRSLLLLFTNFESLSSMQRQLKYLRRLAKDHLLVVIFFENTELRTFLDERPVSVQEIYYKTVAEKFTWEKKLIVKELEQYGIHAVYTAPQNLTVNTINKYLELKARGLI
- a CDS encoding NADAR family protein, with translation MKYSLPLLKEEIHKGKLFEYFYFWGHKIHTPLTETCFSQWYPAPFVHEGLTYPTAEHWMMAGKARTFDDAEILQRMFETGSPAEAKKLGREIKNFDPDTWDKVKYELVKEGNVLKFSQHADMKAYLLQTGSKVIVEASPMDAIWGIGLGRENPKAKNPFTWRGENLLGFALMEVRDEMR
- a CDS encoding PHB depolymerase family esterase — its product is MKSRLFLVLIILSGTVPAFGCSCIGRESVSQAYASTALIFSGKVLADSVVKIESKEMPGAYYSQKHYRFSVTHTYKGRSMSTVAIETGMGGGDCGYRFELNKEYIVYASLKNDSLRIYSTTICTRTAEFSIHEDLSLLKLSQKKSTQQTPLYLQKEFGSNPGNLRMYYYLPDSLKQQKMVVVLHGCSQSARSCAEQTGWHDLAKADGFALLFPEQDLLNNVSNCFNWFNADDQDTASGEAASIRNMMWWMKQRYGIEQIYVTGLSAGAAMANILMVNFPELISKGALFAGGPYGAAKNVGEAPKAMAGNVNKTPAEWAALAHAARPGYTGKYPQAAIFQGEGDYTVNKQNATELMKQWTALHNTDTLAENELERPFVSQHPRIKEFAYADSTGQFPVLVFMISRLGHALPVDPNGKTVKGGKTGFFATDIDFHSTAWVAEWFGLM
- a CDS encoding C1 family peptidase gives rise to the protein MPIRIDQDGNDNGPNFNPGNRSGFNRGGGGGGGFGGLGILLMFLPQLIRFFFRNPKIGLLVVAALVIFWFFSGRSCGGGLLNANNSSYSRGCDMKREVYAQADVYEPLADNVKDPLPERVSLLEFAPKRLNQGKQGSCVAWASAYAARTILYSRATGQDPNGTSFSPSFLYNQIALENCQGSYLQRAMEAMQQRGSLPLSQYPYDENTCSREPDNSQLQAAQLYKIKGASRLSKNDGSGGDDDYRVNMLAIKQNLAQGAPVVIGMRVGGTFMRSMEGKDVWIPAKSDYDAAFSNEFGGHAMCVIGYDDYMKGGAFQIMNSWGQEWGSNGVCWVRYNDFDYFVVEAYGLHPMGAVNKPAPSSLDCLFGLENQTTKTAIPFTARGKSGNVGVYRTSAPVVKGQSKDQKGTPFKIQFTNNAECYTYLIGLETNNTSYVLFPYTPKHSPYCGITGKRLFPKDHTLYPDNIGTLDQMAVLVTNEPIDYKAINQQISAAKGTTLADKINAALGSKLTSAATFTGSNGNVQLSKPIGDAGWMAVVLEIEKR
- a CDS encoding OmpA family protein: MRTVTLTLATLALGTFTALNAQNLVKNGSFEENKREPKGWGEIGRATMASSANNTTVDYYGPKACKGQALSTGENFMGNQAAFEGQHYAGIIAYYGDEATDWSSIWSGELKTRSGYQAYSEYVQLEFSSALEAGKTYSISFQASLADKSAFAVSGLGAYISKEKMNAMKNTYLDVEPHISSSAMTDNTGGWTEIKGTYTAKGGEMYIIIGCFKKGMEKKNVTGQNNALNMRRAYYYIDGVNVAGGAASVVPDQPKDELYEQILSGANINLKGLNFETGSATIKKESYADLDKWVTVLKAHPELRIAIEGHTDASGNAANNMTLSKQRAESVKKYFTDKGIAADRMTTEGFGSTRPVDKENVKSLANRRVEIHIAK